The following coding sequences lie in one Methylotuvimicrobium alcaliphilum 20Z genomic window:
- a CDS encoding hydantoinase B/oxoprolinase family protein → MNEVKRWQFWIDRGGTFTDVVAKSPDGRLLTHKLLSDNPERYRDAALQGMRDILNVGPAEPLADAVEIVKMGTTVGTNALLERKGEPVALIITKGFKDCLRIAYQNRPDIFALNIQLPEQLYRTVVEIDERIDAQGSVLKTLDEQLAERQLQALYDQGLRAIAVVLLHAWRYPAHEIRLQKIAERVGFTQISISHQVSPLMKVVGRGDTTVVDAYLSPMLQRYVDQVASGLGGERSDEVRLMFMQSNGGLTDAKRFRGRDCILSGPAGGIVGAVAIAQQAGFDKIIAFDMGGTSTDVAHFAGEYERRFETEVAGVRMRVPMMAIHTVAAGGGSILHFDGMRYRVGPDSAGANPGPAGYRRGGPLTVTDANIMLGRLPLFPAVFGTEGNLPLDRDRVGVLFAELSQRIQEATGDSRSPEQVAEGFLDIAVENMAAAIKTISVQKGYDVSEYALCCYGAAAGQHACSVAERLGMRCIILHPFAGVLSAYGMGLADLRTVRQKALERPWGKVSLDALRLEFDALEREGHAEIAAQGVVKVRIEAVRRLFLRYQGTDTALAVEFAEQSVMLADFELQYLRQFGFTYADKPLVIESMAVEVIGLSGQDASIPAEDKDFEDIAPLTIESVFFRGRHWQTPVYRREQLNRNRVIDGPAIVIESTSTLVIDPGWRASVDQEQNLILTRQQGSEHAALATGASPDPVMLEIFNKLFISIAEQMGFVLQNTAHSVNIKERLDFSCALFDAQGELIANAPHIPVHLGSMGETVKCLLQNSDFTMARGDVFLVNSPYRGGTHLPDITIITPVFDRDRLLFFTASRGHHADIGGITPGSMPSHSRTIEEEGVLTSGIKIVEQGRFNEEALRQWLLSGDYPARNPDQNIADFQAQIAANEKGAQELHKMIAHYSLAVVQAYMRFVQDNAEASVRKILANLPDGQFRYALDDGAEIAVHVTVDRERESARIDFSGTSPQQSGNFNAPSAVCKAAVLYVFRTLVQDDIPLNAGCLKPLDIVIPEGSMLNPKYPAAVVAGNVETSQIIVDALYGALGVLAGSQGTMNNLTFGNQRYQYYETICGGAGAGNGFDGCSAVHTHMTNSRITDPEVLEWRFPVLLETFSIRQGSGGQGAFNGGNGVVRRIKFLEPMSVNILSSHRATAPFGLHGSEPGAAGKNSLWRASGSVESLGGCAQVEMQAGDVLQIETPGGGGYGSKVV, encoded by the coding sequence ATGAATGAAGTCAAACGCTGGCAATTTTGGATAGACCGGGGCGGCACCTTTACCGACGTTGTCGCGAAAAGCCCGGACGGACGCCTGCTTACGCATAAATTACTGTCGGATAACCCGGAACGTTACCGGGATGCCGCGTTGCAAGGCATGCGCGATATCCTGAATGTGGGTCCAGCAGAGCCGTTGGCGGATGCCGTCGAAATCGTCAAAATGGGCACGACGGTCGGCACCAATGCCTTGCTCGAACGCAAAGGCGAACCCGTCGCGCTAATAATCACAAAAGGCTTCAAGGATTGTTTGCGCATCGCTTACCAGAACCGGCCCGATATCTTCGCGCTGAATATCCAACTGCCCGAACAGCTTTATCGAACCGTCGTTGAAATCGACGAGCGTATCGACGCGCAAGGCAGCGTGCTTAAAACCTTGGACGAGCAGCTTGCCGAACGGCAGTTACAAGCGCTTTACGACCAAGGCTTGCGCGCGATCGCGGTAGTATTGCTTCATGCCTGGCGTTATCCGGCGCATGAAATCCGCTTGCAGAAAATCGCCGAAAGGGTCGGCTTCACGCAAATCTCCATTTCGCATCAAGTCAGTCCTTTAATGAAGGTCGTCGGGCGCGGCGATACGACCGTCGTCGATGCCTATTTATCGCCGATGTTGCAGCGCTATGTCGATCAGGTTGCCTCGGGTTTGGGCGGCGAGCGCTCGGATGAAGTTCGCTTGATGTTCATGCAATCGAACGGCGGCTTGACCGATGCCAAGCGTTTTCGAGGCCGCGATTGTATTTTATCGGGCCCGGCAGGCGGTATCGTCGGTGCGGTCGCGATCGCGCAACAGGCCGGTTTCGACAAAATCATCGCGTTCGACATGGGCGGCACCTCGACCGATGTTGCGCATTTCGCAGGCGAATACGAACGCCGCTTCGAAACCGAGGTCGCGGGCGTTAGAATGCGCGTGCCGATGATGGCGATACACACCGTCGCGGCGGGCGGTGGCTCGATTCTGCATTTCGACGGCATGCGCTACCGGGTCGGTCCCGATTCGGCCGGCGCGAATCCGGGGCCGGCCGGCTACCGGCGAGGCGGTCCGTTGACCGTGACCGATGCGAATATCATGTTGGGGAGATTGCCGCTGTTTCCGGCCGTTTTCGGCACCGAAGGCAATTTGCCACTCGATCGGGACCGGGTTGGAGTTTTGTTCGCCGAACTTTCACAGCGCATACAAGAGGCGACCGGCGATAGCCGAAGTCCCGAACAAGTCGCCGAAGGTTTTCTCGATATCGCGGTCGAAAACATGGCGGCGGCCATCAAGACTATCTCGGTGCAAAAAGGCTACGACGTTTCCGAATATGCCTTGTGCTGTTACGGCGCGGCGGCGGGACAACATGCCTGCTCGGTGGCCGAACGCTTGGGGATGCGGTGTATTATCCTGCATCCGTTCGCGGGCGTCTTGTCGGCCTACGGCATGGGTCTGGCAGACTTGCGCACGGTTCGACAAAAAGCCTTGGAACGGCCGTGGGGCAAGGTTTCGTTGGACGCTTTACGACTCGAATTCGATGCGTTGGAACGAGAAGGGCATGCCGAGATTGCCGCGCAAGGCGTTGTAAAAGTTCGCATCGAAGCGGTTCGCCGCCTGTTTTTACGCTACCAGGGCACCGATACCGCGTTGGCGGTCGAATTTGCCGAACAGTCGGTCATGCTGGCCGATTTCGAACTGCAATATTTGCGCCAATTCGGATTTACCTATGCCGACAAGCCGCTCGTTATCGAATCGATGGCCGTCGAAGTCATCGGACTCAGCGGGCAAGATGCATCGATACCGGCAGAGGACAAAGATTTCGAAGACATCGCGCCACTGACGATCGAATCGGTTTTTTTCCGTGGACGGCATTGGCAAACGCCCGTGTATCGGCGCGAACAGTTAAACCGGAACAGGGTCATCGACGGGCCGGCTATCGTCATCGAGTCGACCTCGACCCTCGTGATCGACCCAGGCTGGCGTGCCTCGGTCGATCAGGAACAAAATCTGATTCTGACGCGGCAACAAGGCAGCGAACATGCTGCATTGGCGACCGGTGCGTCGCCCGATCCGGTCATGTTGGAAATTTTTAACAAACTGTTCATATCGATCGCCGAGCAGATGGGTTTCGTCCTGCAAAACACCGCGCACTCGGTCAATATCAAGGAAAGGCTGGATTTTTCATGCGCGCTGTTCGATGCGCAAGGCGAGTTGATCGCGAACGCGCCGCATATTCCGGTGCATCTTGGCTCGATGGGCGAGACCGTCAAATGCTTGCTGCAAAACAGCGATTTCACGATGGCACGCGGCGATGTCTTTCTGGTCAATTCGCCTTATCGAGGCGGCACGCATCTGCCCGATATCACGATTATCACGCCGGTTTTCGATCGGGATAGGCTGCTGTTTTTTACCGCATCGCGCGGTCATCATGCCGATATCGGCGGCATCACGCCGGGATCGATGCCATCGCATAGTCGCACGATAGAAGAAGAGGGCGTGTTGACTTCAGGCATCAAAATCGTCGAACAAGGCCGTTTCAACGAGGAGGCTTTGAGGCAATGGCTGCTGTCGGGAGACTATCCGGCGCGCAATCCCGATCAGAATATTGCCGATTTTCAGGCCCAGATCGCCGCGAACGAAAAAGGCGCTCAAGAACTACATAAAATGATCGCGCATTATTCATTGGCGGTCGTACAAGCCTACATGCGCTTCGTGCAGGATAATGCCGAGGCCTCGGTGCGCAAGATTTTGGCCAATCTGCCGGATGGACAATTTCGTTATGCGCTCGACGACGGCGCCGAAATCGCCGTGCACGTGACTGTCGATCGCGAACGCGAGTCCGCGCGTATCGATTTCAGCGGCACCTCGCCGCAGCAGTCCGGTAATTTCAATGCGCCGTCGGCCGTCTGCAAGGCGGCGGTATTGTACGTCTTCAGAACCTTGGTGCAGGACGACATTCCGCTCAATGCCGGTTGTCTCAAGCCGCTCGATATCGTCATTCCGGAAGGCTCTATGCTTAATCCGAAATACCCGGCCGCAGTCGTCGCCGGCAATGTCGAGACTTCGCAAATCATCGTCGACGCCTTGTACGGCGCATTGGGCGTATTGGCCGGATCGCAAGGCACGATGAACAATCTGACCTTCGGCAATCAGCGTTATCAATATTACGAAACGATTTGCGGCGGAGCCGGCGCCGGCAACGGTTTCGACGGCTGCAGCGCGGTACATACGCACATGACTAATTCGCGCATTACCGACCCAGAAGTGCTGGAATGGCGTTTTCCGGTTTTGCTCGAAACATTTTCGATACGCCAAGGCAGCGGCGGCCAAGGCGCGTTCAACGGCGGGAACGGGGTCGTGCGCAGAATCAAGTTTCTCGAACCGATGAGCGTTAACATTTTGTCGAGCCATCGCGCAACTGCTCCATTCGGACTGCACGGCAGCGAGCCCGGCGCGGCCGGCAAAAATAGCCTATGGCGGGCAAGCGGGTCCGTCGAGTCTTTAGGCGGTTGCGCCCAAGTCGAAATGCAAGCCGGGGACGTGCTGCAAATCGAAACGCCCGGCGGCGGCGGGTACGGTAGTAAAGTGGTTTGA
- a CDS encoding SAM hydrolase/SAM-dependent halogenase family protein, which produces MTGAAIALFTDFGPAGPYLGQVEVVLRQLAPSHPVIHLVSNAPCGNPRSAAYLLAALRQQFPQDSVFLCVVDPGVGGARKPVVLQADGQTFVGPDNGLLNTVAKHAERRDWFEIVWRPENCSMSFHGRDLFAPVAARLALGQAADDLKPYHVDIADWPEDLTEIIYFDGYGNAFTGLRYRSELDGRKLMFDGRRLEQAGTFSEVGVGEPFWYCNSCGLVEIAVNQGHAERQLDLRIGMKVAYE; this is translated from the coding sequence ATGACCGGCGCAGCTATCGCACTGTTCACCGATTTCGGGCCGGCCGGCCCTTATCTCGGGCAGGTCGAAGTCGTGCTTCGACAGCTTGCGCCGTCCCATCCCGTCATTCACCTCGTCAGTAACGCGCCGTGCGGCAATCCCCGATCTGCCGCCTATCTATTGGCCGCGTTGCGGCAACAGTTTCCGCAAGATTCGGTTTTTCTCTGCGTCGTCGATCCCGGTGTCGGCGGGGCGCGTAAGCCCGTGGTATTGCAGGCGGATGGACAAACATTCGTCGGCCCGGATAACGGCTTGTTGAATACCGTCGCCAAACATGCCGAACGCCGCGATTGGTTTGAAATCGTCTGGCGTCCCGAAAATTGCTCGATGAGTTTTCACGGCCGCGATTTGTTCGCGCCGGTCGCGGCACGCCTCGCTCTGGGTCAAGCGGCAGACGATTTAAAACCTTACCATGTCGATATCGCCGATTGGCCTGAAGATCTTACCGAAATTATTTATTTCGACGGCTACGGCAATGCCTTTACCGGTCTGCGTTACCGTTCCGAACTGGATGGACGGAAGTTAATGTTCGACGGACGCAGGCTCGAGCAAGCCGGCACCTTCAGCGAAGTCGGGGTAGGCGAGCCGTTTTGGTATTGCAATTCATGCGGCTTGGTCGAAATCGCCGTCAATCAAGGCCATGCCGAACGGCAATTGGATCTTCGGATCGGCATGAAGGTCGCTTATGAATGA
- the ttcA gene encoding tRNA 2-thiocytidine(32) synthetase TtcA, with amino-acid sequence MTHPIQKSRTQFNKLQKRLRHAVGDAIADYNMIEDGDKIMVCLSGGKDSFTMLDILMNLQKTAPVKFELLAVNLDQKQPGFPEHVLPEYLESIGVPYHIIEKDTYSVVKRVIPEGQTTCGLCSRLRRGTLYGFAEANGITKIALGHHRDDILETFFLNIFYGGKLKAMPPKLLSDDKKNIVIRPLAYCREKEIQRFAAFRDYPIIPCNLCGSQENLQRQAMKIMLKTWDKQFPGRLETIFTSLQNIAPSQLADTQLFDFAGLKANPNPLNGCEAIDVDAGLSVLAM; translated from the coding sequence ATGACTCATCCGATTCAAAAATCCCGAACCCAATTCAATAAACTGCAGAAACGTTTGCGTCATGCGGTCGGCGATGCGATCGCCGATTACAACATGATCGAGGACGGCGATAAAATCATGGTTTGCCTGTCCGGAGGCAAGGATTCGTTCACGATGCTGGACATCTTGATGAATCTGCAAAAAACCGCACCGGTCAAGTTCGAACTGCTGGCAGTCAATCTGGATCAGAAGCAACCGGGTTTTCCCGAGCATGTCTTGCCCGAATACCTCGAATCCATCGGCGTTCCTTACCACATCATCGAGAAAGACACCTATAGCGTGGTCAAGCGCGTGATTCCCGAAGGCCAAACGACCTGCGGCCTGTGTTCGAGGTTGCGGCGCGGTACCTTATACGGTTTTGCCGAGGCGAACGGCATTACCAAGATCGCCCTAGGCCATCACCGCGACGATATTTTGGAAACTTTTTTCCTGAATATTTTTTACGGCGGCAAACTGAAGGCGATGCCGCCCAAACTTTTGAGCGACGATAAGAAAAACATCGTGATCCGGCCGCTCGCCTATTGCCGCGAAAAAGAAATACAACGCTTCGCCGCGTTCCGCGATTACCCGATCATTCCGTGCAATCTGTGCGGCTCGCAGGAAAACCTGCAGCGCCAGGCGATGAAAATCATGCTGAAGACCTGGGACAAACAGTTTCCGGGGCGTTTGGAGACGATCTTCACGAGCCTGCAAAACATCGCGCCATCGCAATTGGCCGATACTCAACTGTTCGATTTCGCCGGACTCAAAGCCAACCCGAACCCGCTAAACGGATGCGAAGCGATCGATGTCGACGCCGGGTTGTCGGTCTTGGCCATGTGA
- the fabB gene encoding beta-ketoacyl-ACP synthase I, giving the protein MKRVVVTGLGIVSSIGNNREEVVDSLKQGRSGISFANDYQELGFRSHVRGAINIDLNEFIDRKVKRFMGDGAAFNYVAMQQAIEDSGLEESEISNFRTGLVMGSGGPSTSNLVDAADILREKGIKKVGPYMVPRTMSSTNTACLATPFKIKGVNYSISSACATSAHCIGHAMELIQMGKQDVVFAGGGEEVHWTMSLLFDAMGALSSKYNDAPETASRPYDATRDGFVISGGGGVLVIEELEHAKARGAKIYAELTGYGATSDGYDMVQPSGEGAIRCMQQAMATVDAEIDYINAHGTSTPVGDTKELEALRTVFGQGNVPKVSSTKSLTGHALGAAGVNEAIYSLLMMEEGFLSASANITELDPDATDIPIVREFKDNVTLNTIMSNSFGFGGTNATLIFQRYNG; this is encoded by the coding sequence ATGAAAAGAGTCGTAGTAACCGGTTTAGGTATTGTTTCCAGCATCGGAAATAATCGCGAAGAGGTAGTCGATTCCTTGAAACAAGGTCGTTCCGGAATTTCGTTTGCCAATGATTATCAAGAGCTTGGTTTTAGAAGCCATGTGCGCGGCGCGATTAATATCGATCTTAATGAATTCATAGATCGAAAAGTTAAACGTTTCATGGGCGATGGCGCCGCGTTCAATTATGTAGCTATGCAACAGGCGATCGAGGATTCGGGACTTGAGGAGTCTGAAATCTCTAATTTTAGAACGGGGTTAGTCATGGGGTCCGGCGGTCCGTCGACATCGAATTTGGTCGATGCTGCCGATATTTTGCGCGAAAAAGGCATTAAAAAAGTCGGTCCTTACATGGTGCCGAGAACAATGTCGAGTACGAACACCGCCTGTTTGGCCACGCCGTTCAAGATTAAAGGCGTCAATTATTCGATCAGTTCGGCTTGTGCGACCAGCGCGCACTGCATCGGTCATGCGATGGAATTGATTCAAATGGGTAAGCAAGATGTCGTATTCGCCGGCGGCGGCGAAGAAGTACATTGGACAATGTCGCTATTATTCGATGCCATGGGCGCATTGTCGTCGAAATATAACGACGCTCCCGAAACTGCATCGCGCCCTTATGATGCAACTCGCGACGGCTTCGTGATCTCCGGCGGCGGCGGCGTGCTTGTGATCGAAGAGCTCGAACATGCCAAGGCGCGCGGCGCTAAAATCTATGCCGAATTAACCGGTTACGGCGCGACTTCGGATGGTTATGACATGGTGCAGCCTTCCGGCGAAGGTGCGATCCGCTGTATGCAGCAGGCGATGGCGACTGTCGATGCCGAAATTGATTATATCAATGCGCACGGCACCAGCACGCCGGTCGGCGATACCAAAGAACTCGAGGCGTTGCGCACCGTGTTTGGACAAGGTAATGTGCCTAAGGTTAGTTCGACCAAGTCGCTGACCGGTCATGCGCTCGGCGCTGCCGGCGTCAATGAGGCGATTTATTCATTGTTGATGATGGAAGAAGGTTTTTTAAGCGCTTCGGCCAATATTACCGAACTAGACCCCGATGCAACCGATATTCCTATCGTGCGCGAATTTAAGGACAACGTTACATTGAATACGATCATGTCGAATAGTTTCGGTTTCGGCGGCACCAACGCGACTTTGATATTCCAGCGTTATAACGGTTGA
- the fabA gene encoding 3-hydroxyacyl-[acyl-carrier-protein] dehydratase FabA has product MGKQHSFTREELLMSGRGELYGPENAQLPLPNMLMMDRITHISDEGGKYGKGEIIAELDIKPDLWFFECHFQGDPVMPGCLGLDAMWQLVGFYLCWLGGPGKGRALGVGEVKFTGQVRPTAKKVTYRIHLKRVIMRKLVMGIADATMEVDGKEIYEATDLRVGLFTSTEDF; this is encoded by the coding sequence ATGGGGAAGCAGCATAGTTTTACGCGCGAAGAATTATTAATGTCCGGCAGGGGGGAGTTGTACGGGCCGGAAAATGCGCAATTACCATTACCGAATATGTTAATGATGGATCGCATCACTCATATTTCCGACGAAGGAGGTAAGTATGGTAAGGGTGAAATCATTGCTGAATTAGATATTAAACCCGATTTGTGGTTTTTCGAATGCCATTTTCAAGGCGATCCGGTCATGCCGGGGTGTCTCGGTTTGGATGCAATGTGGCAATTGGTCGGGTTTTATTTATGCTGGTTGGGCGGGCCCGGTAAAGGCCGTGCATTGGGAGTCGGCGAAGTTAAATTCACAGGTCAAGTTCGTCCCACCGCAAAAAAAGTGACATATCGTATTCATTTAAAAAGGGTGATTATGCGAAAATTAGTCATGGGCATTGCCGATGCCACGATGGAAGTCGACGGTAAGGAAATATACGAAGCGACCGATTTACGAGTGGGTCTGTTTACTTCAACAGAAGATTTTTAG
- a CDS encoding lytic transglycosylase domain-containing protein, with product MNVQLIICLIGLLSPFSVASAMNIDDRRQAFLDAEKQIASINRGAFPKSAEALSDYPLYPLLKYQWLKNNLDRDQEIKRYLNDYSDMRYSALLRREWLKYLADGKRWQELVEHYRPTDNAELACHYQWARLKTGFRDDALREAKKLWTVGYSQPKACDALLNELMASDEFTQDMIWRRFELALRNNRVSLASYVKKLLNPNEQSAADFWLRVHQSSRMVEQSSEWQKEYRMLGSIFAYGIERLAGSDVNAALSVWDANKDRYRMSVETVDNVERKLGLSLVFDRRSGAYERLSRVNNADNVVREWRVRAALLEQNWPHVIEALSGLSEQEKNQPRWQYWLARALNETGQRERGRKVFEALAGDRSLFGFLAAEILNKAPTLSDRPLALTAEQLANFERLPAVSLVAELKSMGREQDGLRQWWYLLGRLDKQQIQIAAKVAQQWGWTQTAVFTIAKAEYWDDVGLRFPLDYLDDIKKQARQQALDPAIVLGLIRRESVFDPRARSPAGARGLMQIMPQTGRQIARKLNERWQSENSLYQPNVNVKYGTHYYKQMLDRFGGHFALAAAAYNAGPGRVDRWLPRYQTLPADIWMETIPFKETREYVAAVLGYAIIYQLIMERDSIRLGDVMKDVQPG from the coding sequence ATGAATGTTCAATTAATTATTTGCCTGATAGGGCTGTTAAGCCCGTTTTCAGTCGCATCGGCAATGAATATAGACGATCGGCGCCAGGCATTTTTAGATGCCGAGAAACAAATTGCGTCAATTAATCGCGGTGCTTTTCCTAAAAGTGCCGAAGCGCTCAGCGATTATCCCTTATATCCGTTACTCAAGTATCAATGGCTTAAAAATAATTTGGACCGCGATCAAGAGATTAAACGTTATTTAAACGATTATTCGGACATGCGCTATTCGGCCTTGTTGAGACGCGAATGGTTAAAGTATTTGGCGGACGGCAAGCGATGGCAGGAGTTGGTCGAGCATTATCGGCCGACTGATAATGCCGAGTTGGCATGTCATTATCAATGGGCCAGATTAAAAACCGGGTTTCGGGATGACGCGTTGAGGGAAGCCAAAAAACTTTGGACGGTCGGTTATTCGCAGCCAAAAGCTTGCGATGCTTTATTAAACGAATTGATGGCATCGGATGAATTTACGCAAGACATGATTTGGCGGCGATTCGAGCTGGCTTTGAGAAACAACAGGGTTTCGTTGGCCAGTTATGTCAAAAAATTGCTCAATCCGAACGAGCAGTCGGCGGCAGACTTTTGGCTCAGGGTACATCAGTCGTCTCGCATGGTTGAGCAGTCATCCGAATGGCAAAAAGAATATCGAATGCTTGGGTCGATTTTCGCATACGGCATCGAGCGCTTGGCCGGTTCCGATGTGAATGCTGCGTTGAGCGTTTGGGACGCCAATAAAGATCGTTATCGAATGTCGGTCGAGACTGTCGATAACGTCGAACGTAAGCTAGGGTTATCATTGGTTTTTGATAGAAGGTCGGGGGCTTATGAGCGATTGAGCAGGGTTAACAATGCCGATAATGTAGTTAGGGAGTGGCGTGTTAGGGCGGCCTTGCTCGAACAAAACTGGCCTCATGTTATTGAGGCTTTGAGCGGGTTAAGCGAACAGGAAAAAAACCAACCCCGTTGGCAATATTGGTTGGCCCGTGCGTTAAACGAAACCGGACAACGCGAACGAGGGCGCAAAGTATTCGAAGCATTGGCCGGGGATCGCAGTTTGTTCGGGTTTCTCGCGGCGGAAATCTTGAATAAGGCGCCGACGCTCTCCGATCGGCCGTTGGCATTGACAGCGGAGCAATTGGCAAATTTTGAACGCTTGCCTGCCGTGAGTCTCGTTGCCGAACTAAAGTCCATGGGTCGGGAGCAGGACGGTCTTCGGCAATGGTGGTATTTGCTGGGTAGGCTCGATAAGCAACAAATTCAGATTGCCGCCAAAGTAGCGCAGCAGTGGGGCTGGACGCAGACCGCGGTATTTACGATTGCGAAAGCGGAATATTGGGACGATGTTGGTTTGCGCTTTCCGCTCGATTATCTCGACGACATCAAAAAACAGGCGCGGCAACAAGCCTTAGACCCGGCTATTGTCTTAGGGTTGATTCGTCGGGAGAGCGTTTTCGACCCTAGGGCAAGGTCGCCGGCCGGCGCGCGCGGTTTGATGCAAATCATGCCGCAAACCGGTCGGCAAATCGCGCGAAAACTTAATGAAAGATGGCAATCGGAAAATAGCTTGTATCAGCCCAATGTAAATGTTAAGTATGGTACGCATTATTACAAACAAATGCTCGACCGTTTCGGCGGTCATTTTGCCCTTGCCGCTGCCGCTTATAACGCCGGTCCGGGAAGAGTCGATCGATGGTTGCCGAGGTATCAAACGTTGCCGGCCGATATTTGGATGGAAACGATCCCGTTTAAGGAAACTCGGGAATATGTCGCTGCGGTTTTAGGTTATGCGATAATTTATCAGCTCATTATGGAACGGGATTCGATTCGGCTCGGCGATGTCATGAAAGATGTACAGCCCGGTTGA
- a CDS encoding ABC transporter ATP-binding protein, which translates to MHSKKLNQNPSLYTWNYIYRIALLHKKELLVAHIIAILGTIASVPVPLLMPLLVDEVLLDKPGLVIATINRFTPEAWQAPILYIVTILLLSLLLRIISILFHIIQGKQFTCIAKDIVFRIRRNLIDRLQTISMSEYESLGAGTVVTHLVTDLDTIDSFIGTTISRLLVAVLTILGTAAILLWMHWQLGLFILLLNPIVIYFTRAVGSRVKDLKSKENASYGVFQQALTETLEAIHQIRASNREKHYCLQLIDAARSVKDYSTAFAWKSDAATRLSFLIFLFGFDIFRALAMLMVFYSDLSIGQMLAVFGYLWFMMAPVQEILGIQYAFYAAKGALNRINKLNALQQEPHYPHIKNPFSHKKTVSIRVENLNFGYSDEKVLNNIKLTIPAGEKVALVGASGGGKSTLVQTLIGLYTPDSGTIYYDEVPVEQIGLEVIREHVVTVLQHPILFNDTIRTNLTLGKPVDDSELWKALEIAQLKSAIDELPKGLDTIVGRQGMRLSGGQRQRMAIARMIVANPKVVILDEATSALDSETEHNLHQAMAQFLEGRTTIIIAHRLSAVKQADHVYVFEEGGICEQGRHETLIAQKGLYAKLYGEYQ; encoded by the coding sequence GTGCATAGCAAAAAGCTCAATCAAAACCCATCACTATACACTTGGAATTATATTTATCGCATCGCGCTGCTGCATAAAAAAGAATTGCTTGTTGCCCATATCATAGCGATTCTGGGAACGATTGCCAGTGTTCCCGTGCCTTTACTTATGCCACTGCTAGTCGACGAAGTGCTACTCGACAAACCCGGCCTAGTCATCGCCACGATAAATCGTTTCACGCCGGAAGCCTGGCAAGCCCCCATTCTCTATATCGTTACGATTCTATTGCTCAGCCTATTGCTGCGTATCATCTCTATCCTGTTTCACATCATTCAAGGCAAACAATTCACCTGCATCGCCAAGGATATCGTTTTTAGAATTCGCCGTAACCTGATCGACCGCCTGCAGACCATATCGATGTCCGAATACGAAAGCTTGGGCGCCGGCACGGTCGTCACGCACCTGGTCACAGACCTCGATACGATAGACAGCTTTATCGGCACCACGATCAGTCGCTTATTGGTTGCCGTGCTGACCATTCTCGGCACGGCTGCAATTTTGCTATGGATGCATTGGCAATTGGGTCTCTTTATTTTGCTGTTGAACCCTATCGTTATCTATTTCACGCGCGCGGTCGGTTCCAGAGTAAAGGACCTCAAATCGAAAGAAAATGCTTCTTACGGAGTCTTTCAACAAGCCTTGACCGAAACGCTCGAAGCGATTCATCAAATCAGAGCGAGTAACCGAGAGAAGCATTATTGCCTGCAACTGATCGACGCAGCGCGCTCGGTCAAAGACTATTCGACCGCCTTTGCCTGGAAAAGCGATGCGGCAACCCGCTTGAGTTTTTTGATTTTTTTATTCGGGTTCGACATATTCCGCGCACTGGCAATGCTGATGGTGTTTTATTCCGACCTCAGTATCGGCCAAATGCTTGCGGTATTCGGTTATCTTTGGTTCATGATGGCGCCGGTTCAGGAAATTTTGGGCATCCAATATGCCTTTTATGCCGCTAAAGGCGCGTTGAATCGAATCAATAAACTCAACGCGTTGCAACAAGAGCCCCATTATCCGCATATTAAAAACCCTTTTAGCCATAAAAAAACCGTCTCGATCCGCGTCGAAAATCTGAATTTCGGTTATAGCGACGAAAAGGTTTTGAACAACATCAAACTCACCATACCTGCAGGCGAAAAAGTTGCTTTGGTCGGTGCCAGCGGCGGCGGCAAATCGACTTTGGTACAAACCTTAATCGGCCTGTACACGCCCGATAGCGGCACCATTTATTACGACGAAGTCCCGGTCGAACAGATTGGACTCGAAGTTATCCGTGAGCATGTCGTCACGGTATTGCAGCATCCGATTTTATTTAATGACACTATTCGAACGAATCTGACGCTCGGTAAACCGGTGGATGATAGTGAACTCTGGAAAGCCCTTGAGATTGCTCAATTGAAAAGCGCCATCGACGAATTGCCCAAGGGACTCGATACCATCGTCGGTCGACAAGGCATGCGCCTGTCGGGCGGACAACGGCAAAGAATGGCGATCGCCCGCATGATCGTCGCAAACCCGAAAGTCGTGATACTCGATGAAGCCACCTCGGCGCTCGATTCCGAAACCGAACACAATCTACATCAAGCCATGGCCCAATTTCTCGAAGGCCGAACGACGATCATCATTGCGCATCGCCTGAGCGCCGTTAAACAAGCCGATCACGTCTACGTATTTGAGGAAGGCGGCATCTGCGAACAAGGCCGCCATGAAACCTTAATCGCCCAAAAAGGTCTCTATGCCAAACTCTACGGTGAATATCAATGA